Genomic DNA from Paramisgurnus dabryanus chromosome 11, PD_genome_1.1, whole genome shotgun sequence:
caaACATCTTACAGTGAGACGAGAATCTCATGCTGTATGTCCCGATCTTCAAGTCCTGCTATGCCATATGGAATTCTCTTTATGGCAGCTGGGGTTCCCTGAAAAGAACCTCTATACACCTTTCCAAAAGATCCTTCACCCAAGAGGTCCCGTTCATTGTAATTGATAAGTGACTCATCCACAAATGGCAGGCGTGGAACATACACTATTGAGATATCAAATAACAAAGAAACACAATGTCACCTTTTACTCTTAATATATCTTTAAAGGCAGGGCAAGCCATTTCTGGTAACTGCTGTCCCCACCCCAAAAAGATCTGGAGcctcttttgatagacccgccccacatgTACCAGGTAACAATGTCGTAAATGAGTGAAAGCAATGTGCATTACTATGGTAAACCAGGTCGAATGTGTTTTTATAGTACTGTGTGTTTTAACGTGTGAATAGTTTGGCTCAGTTTACATAGACATAGATCACATACACATGCTGGAAGCTCAAAGACTTgggccatgtttacattagagcatttgcgttttaaaacggcattttaaaatgaaaatgatcctcgtttatactggcattttaaaaagaatcttcatccacactatacaccaccataaacgcatgaaacatgaccaatcatgtaactgggcatgcgcataaaagtgtaaaataacttattactctaataatagatTACCTGCACGTTtacgcagcctaggggtgtgcgatattgacaaaaattcaTAGCTAGATCCTTTGCCGGCCACtacaacagacactattttttaacctataaaaatgtgtttgggaaagtcttatactgttctatctaccccctacaacatattaatatgattaataggttaatttttattttataactaaacagaaaggtctttatgatttaaaaagaaagcattcaagtgaacagtactaaacagtagcgaacttgaagcaaaaaataaattttagcaaatgcaaacttcaatcaaacatagtaagaggtgaagtattaatttagcctaccagaaatgcttattgcattaatttttaaaagtgtgcgaggtccgtgcacgtcctccgctagcaacacacaaatagctaaaagcgcaaCGCCTAAAagagcattatatattaatgacgatgagtttattgtttttattaatttatattcacaaaacttatcaacaaaacatcgattcaaattaagagacaaattatctgaaacgatattcattttaaagtagcaaacaaaacttacattaaactggaaaataatttctgacccattacaattctcccttcatattagcctttacaacgcctatatggcatttaaaattacagtctatctttcgtaagctaactaaatttaaacaaaacataaacacttataatgttctagctcccccctacaacatattaatatgattaataggttaatttttattttataactaaacagaaaggtctttatgatttaaaaagaaagcattcaagtgaacagtactgaacagtagcgaacttgaagcaaaaataaatcagcaaattcaaacttcaatcaaacatagtaagaggtgaagtattgctttagcctttaccagaaatgcttattgaattaatttttaaaagtgtgcgaggtccgtgcacgtcctccgctagcaacacacaaatagctaaaagccaagcgcctaaacgagcattatattaatgacgttgagtttattgtttttattaatttatattcacaaaacttatcaacaaaacatcgattaaaattaagagacaaattatctgaaacgaaattcattttaaagtagcaaacaaaacttacattaaactggaaaataatgtctgacccattacaattctcccttcatattggcctttgcaATTGtaatatggcatttaaaattacagtctatctttcataagctaactacatttaaacaaaacataaacacattaaacccaacaatactcaaacattcatataaaacagacattatctataaggatacatgttaaaactatccgatatagcgtttataatagctggttgatagatgtttactatttttggcaaaacctccgtaacaaaccaacatttacatgaataaaataatttttactttgaaaatgatgcgctgtcacgttaacatcagctgttcgtttacataagactccgtctacgttcatttacactcagagcaacgtctgagttctcaaactaaaacggggtcttcagcgtttgcgaacgaatccgtttatgagggtcgaaaacggtgatgtagtgtagatgaaaggcgtaaacgtagcaaaagtaacgcgttttaaaggataaacgcattaatgtaaacatagccttgcAGTAGCACAAGTGTCAAGCaaggctacaagtgtgttttagtACTCTACCCAACTAGCTTTtccaaaacatttttcaaaaatcgcttaccctacctttaacaaCAAGACGTTATTCCAATagtagcattttaaaaaacataaaatgaacttaaattattaaaaatttaGTTGAATTACTTACATGATGGTAAGATGGTGACAACATTAGATGATACATAAAACACCTCATTCTGTGGGCAAACACCTTTGACTTCAGATCCTGATATTCCTCCTTCCACACACCTCTCTGCTTCATGTTCTGGTTTTGTAGACTCCTTTGCACTCTGATCTAAAATTAGTccacataaaaaattaaactgtcATCATTATGTACTTTTGGACAGACACTAATCAAAAGAAACatacagtgcatttaagctatttatttttatacaagtatgtcagcatgtgtgttccctgggaataaAACCTTTTGAACTGCTAACCTAATgatctaccaattgagctagaGGAACACTTAATGACATATTCTACTATTTCTTGAAACTCAAAAGAAGAATAACAAGAATAATTATCTGTGTACAGTTCGTAGGGCAATGTCTGTCAAACTCCTAAAATACAAAAAAGCAATATATACAACTAATACATTTTATTCCTATGATAGCTGTGTCTGAAAAACATACAGAAATGTAAGTTATTCACTTAGTATCTTCCTTTTTTCTGAATCTCTGTTTCATTCGTAGTTCAATAAGGAACTAAAATTGctttattttgaatttaaatCAGTATTtcatgtctatttatttattttgtaggtaGCCATGTAATGAAATGATAGCGTAATGTCAGTTAATTGTTAAAGAGACTAATGACACCAATCCACTTTAAACAGCATTAGGACAAGAACTACTTTATCATTTATAGGTAAAGTGTTCGTTTAAGTATTTACCTGTAGGTGGATCTGATTTCGGATCAGTGTGTGTGCTTGTTTCTGTGCCTCCATTCAAAGATCTCTCTGAACCTGGATCTGGACCACCATCAGCACTTTTACCTGAACCTAAGGATTTCCCTGTACACCTGGATCTCTTAGGCTGGAAATCCTACAgttatttaaaaagcaaaattaATAAGCAGCAGGGCCTAGTTAAACATCTTAAACTAGCTTCTAAATAGAGGCTGACATTTTTTCGGGAATCCCACGGGTCACGGGATTCCCGTGGGATTCCTGCAGGATGGGAGTCATCTTTGATATTAATCACGGGATTTGGACGGTACAGGATAAATTGTTAACGGGAGCAGACGGGAGCGGTAATCAACCAATAGCAAAGacgacaaaaaaagaaaaaagtaaatgcaccATTTTGTAGTTTCCTTTTAATACGCCTACAATGTAACGCAATTAAAAAATAACTACACGTCCCAGAAGCCATCAGTTCTTTTTGCCACGCCTTCCCGCCGGAATTCAAAGAGCAGTGATGGAGGGAGCTAACAGCGGCGGAGAAGTCGAtgtggcaaaaaatgatttacagcGCAAAGTCAAAAGTAATGACATGTCTATTAAGTTCACAGAACTGGTTGGAAAGTCTGAAATATTAATTAAGTTTATGAGAGTAGAATGCGACGGTGATAGCACGGTGTACGCTGCTTGTAAGACATGCTTAGTCTTAGTCAAGTACACAAGTGATTCAGGGACGAGCGGTCTGAAGAGGCACACTTGCAAGGCAAATTCGGGAAAGAATCAGCCAAGCATCGCTTCGTTCATCAAGCGAAAATTGCCGTCAGGTGTCAAGTCTCGTCTGACCGACAAAATTGCTCGCATGTGCAGCCAAGATCTCCGACCCTTTGCTGTGGTAGAGGGGAAAGGCTTTACCAACGTAGCACAGGAGCTGCTCGACATTGGAGCCAAATATGGAAGTAACGTGCAGGTGGAAGACGTACTGCCATCTGCACGCACAGTTTCCCGTCACGTAGAAGGGGAGTATGAGAAAATAAAACTGCTGGTCATGGGGGAGCTCCGTCAGGTATGTCACTCTGCACTATTTTTATTCTTAAATTGTACCTCTCACGCAGTAGTCTGTGATCTATAGATTCTAAACCCTATAACGTCACACCAGATTTTCCTTACAATTTTTAAACGCCATAATATCTCCATATTCTTAACTGGTAATCTTTTTTACATGTAAGATATTTTGTGGctcattaaaaatataattcttccTTTCATGCAGACTAGAGACCATGCTGTAACCACAGACCTTTGGACAGAGGAAAGGACCAACACACACTACATCACCgttacagtgcattacatcCTTGATTGGAAGATGGTAAACCGGATTCTGGCCACAAGAGAGATGGAAGGTGTTAAATCCAGTGACCACATCAGAAGGACTGTGGAAAGAATCCTTcaggtctgtctgtctctcagaTCAGATCATCTTTATCCACAAGGCATATGTAATTAATATTGCTAATTAATGATAAAATTGGGAAAAGTATGAGAACAGAGTGCAAcagtaacaacaacaaaaaacatatttacaagaaAAATTATACAATAAGAGAAATATATCAATACATATAACAGTAGCCATGTGTGTGTCACTGTCCCTTACTGTACTGCACAGTGCACACATCAGTTTGTTGCAGGCAGCTGCATTTGCTGCTCTCTGTGTCGGAggcatttttacttttttgataaTTAAGGAAAACGTTTCATAAAAATttcaaacttttaaaaatagttttcatattttcatATCTTAGTGTCATCCTGTGCTGATATGCATTAAGCATATGTGTAAACACTGTATGTTTTGTCCTAATATagttataaacatttattaaaaagttCTCTGTTCATTTGCAAGACCGTTAGTCAATCTGTTTTGATGCTCTTATATCTGGGCTTCTTTTTGCAAAGCTTTTGTGTTAGTCTTTttctaatcttttttttttacttcacaCAGGAATTTGGCATCCTGAGCAACAACACCGCTTTTGTAACGGATAATGGCTCAAATGTGGTTGCAGCATTCAAGGATTATGTCCGACTCTCCTGTGCTGGCCATAATATTAACTTAatcttaaaacatgtatttgaCCACTTGGACGAGGACAACCCAGTGCACAGCAACATCATCAAGCTGTTTAAGGACACAAAGACCCTTGTCACACACTTCAAAAGAGCAGGGTAAAATAGCATACAATGTTATGTCTTCCTGGTAAAGCTGCTTATATAATTTGAaagaaattaaagtgaaataaataaaaagaagcTACTGTAACTTATACCTGCACTGGTCTTTGTTTTTTTactcaattttaaataaatctcttttttaaataaatgttgttttcCCAACAGAGAGGCCAATGAATTTAAATTTATGTCACCATAACATCCATTTTTCTTGTGCAATCTCTTTATATTTTAGGTTGCAAAAAGCACTGGACCAGTCACTGAAGCAATCTGTGGAGACGAGGTGGAATACCAGACTAGCAATGCTCCAATCTGTTAATGATGCTCTGAGATCTGGGAAGCTGCATGACATCTTGCTTCGCCGAAACGAGCTCCGTTACCTCAACAACATAGACTGTGAACTTCTTGAAGACATCATCCAACTCCTGAAACCTTTCGATGAGGCTACCAGGCATCTCTCCACTGATCAGACACCTACCCTTCACCTTGTCCTCCCGACCAAGGCTACTCTACTGAGGGGTTTGTCGATCCAGGATGGAGACAGTGTGATTGTAAAAGAGGTAATACAATACATTTCTGATTTTCATTTAGTTGGTGGTCATTCAAGTAGCAAacataccgtattttccggactataagtcgccctttttttcatagtttggctggtcctgcgacTGATAGTCAGGTGGTGCGACTTATGTGTCAAAATTAAGTCATACTGACTTACatgaaccaaaagaaaacattaCCATCTACAGCCATGAGAGGGCTCTATATGTTGCTCCTGTAGCCTACCCCTGTTAACTGAAACATTAACTTAAAGACAATGGAGAAAGACTTAACAAACAAAATGCCCccaaaaagaataataattttCTTAATAAATGCGACTTATTGTCCAGTGCgacttgtatatgtttttttcctGTTCATGATGCATTTTTGACtaatgcgacttatactccggagcgacttatagtccggaaaatacagtAAGCACAGTGCAATGATGTTGCATGTATCGTCATGCTCCTCCTCCCCTAGCTGAAAGGGAAGTTAGACCAGGCAGTGGAGATGAAATTCAAAGTCCACCTGTACCATAAGGTAGCCACAGCTCTCTCTCCTAGCCTGAGGAGTTTCTTAAGGAAAACTCTCAACGGTCAAGAGTATGAGGAGGTCATCAGCACCCTGACAGCACTCACAGAAACAGCAGGGACAGAGGAGAGAGTGACAGGCCTTGTGGATGTGGACAAAGAGGGTGAATAACACTAGCATCAACAGCATTTGCAGAGCAAATGacaaaatttattttcatttatttagagtgacacacacatacatgacaGGTGTGAGGATTACCTTATAGGTAATGTTTAATATAGGTGTGTTAGACAATTGAGTATGTTAGACTACAAAGAACTAGATTGTAAATGACAATGTTCTATAAGAATCTGTCTTTTTTCCTGAAGATCCACCCCCAGAGCTAGGAGCTACGGAGGTGCATAACTTCTTTGCAAGTTGTGTAGAAGAGGAGGAGAGGAAGGAGGACAGTGGTGATATGGAGTCAAATGGTCGACATTTGGTGCTGCAATACATGAGTGACACTAAATTGACACGTTTCCAGTGTCTTCTTGACTTCTGGCGGGAGATGTCAGGTGGGCTCGTACCAGTTGCCAAGAGGCTGCTAGCTATCCCCGCAACAAGTACTCCTTCTGAGCCTACACATCCTTAtgcccatggcgtcaatatttgacgcacttgaccatgcgtcaatatgttacgcggagggtatacctttcgcgtcattttttgacgaactggggacttcaatactattacgtccgttgcattctctttcctattttcttaccattttcgcgtcggtttagggttagattacgcatattaaacagtgtacgcgaaattaaacagtttaaacagttgtcacctggcgttggggttagacacagttgtcacctggcattggggttagagttaggtttgggtagggatgtcattatgtaaatctaaccctaaaccgacgcgaaaatggtaagaaaataggaaagagaatgcaacggacgtaatagtattgaagtccccagttcgtcaaaaaatgacgcgaaaggtataccctccgcgtcaacatattgacgcatggtcaagtgcgtcaaatattgacgccacgGGCATGAGGATGGGTTGTCTGAGCGTAGCTTCAGTGTTGCGGGAAGACTGATAGAGGAGAGGCGTTCTACCCTCAATCCAGAAAATGTAGATGCACTTTTGTTCCTACACAGCAACATATAACTAAGATGGACTCATTATGCAATAGCATAATTAATGAAAATCGTTAACatgtaattaaaaaaaactataaatgtGTAAAATGCAGCTTTATGTGCTGTTTGGGTTTATTAAACTATTGTAGACATGGAGTGAACTATGtactgtttttcttttatttgctgTATTCCATTTTCTGGAGAAAATCTAGAAACCGGCTCAGCAGCTGGTCCAAAACAGGATGGAGAGCAGATTAAATCAAATTCTATGTATGAACTAAACACTagttgaagaaaaaaatatatgggAGCGGTACAGGAGCGGGAGTCAGTTTAAACAGGAGCGGGATGGGAGTGGGAGTCAATTTACCAGGAGCGGGATGGGATgggattattttttaaactttgttCTGGGAGTGGGACGGGACAAGATTTATTTCTATGGGAGTGGGACGGGACAGGAGTGAAAATCCACTCCCGTGTCATCCTCTACTTCTAAAGACACTGATTACACAAACAAAATGAATCAATCAATGTTGTCTTACCATATCAGAGTCCACTTCAACTTTGCTAATTTCTTGAAAAAAGAAgcaattaataattaatttaaaaatattaatttacacattaaaaaataataacaacaataaaaacataattttgtcaCTGGACTACCACAAACATTTTGGTACATACCTGATGGTGAACTGGTTTCACCAAGGCAGATAATCTCTGTAGACACAACACAATATGTAAGTTCCAATAAGATCATAAATTAGACATTATGATCTTTTGGGAACTTACATACTGTGTTGTGACTACAAATATTATCTGCCTTGGtagagaaaacattttctaCTATACCCATTTCTCTACGTCCAATAAAAAATGTCCTCTTCCAAAGGGTTGGGATCTCCGAAACAGATCCATATTCTTGGTTAAACTGCTCCTTTGTCCACCTCGTGCCATCTGTATGACAGAGAGTAAATGTACTTCCCTCTCTTTCTTCTGCCGTCCAGAACGCCTCCTGAGCAATATTGATGAGTTCATCATAACCCTCGTTGCCTGTGACTAAGATCCTTGGTGGGGCCTCCTCAAGCATTAGTTTTTGGTACCTCCCAGGTTTTTTGGATGTTCGTGGTTTCCACTCCATGGGACTCAGTTTTATCTTGCAGTAAAACAAAAATTTATGGTTGGTAACATTCTTTAGGCCTACACAAATCAAATTACATACATACAACAATGCCATAATAATTGCAAAAACTAACCTTTAATAAGGACTTTTCTTTTTGGCGAAGGGGAAACTGACATTTTTTCACCTGTGGTTTGATGAATTGTTTTGCCTTTGTAAATATTTGTGCTGCATCTGTGATATAGAAATCAGTTAAGATTTGCAATAAACAGTAACAACACTCTAAAATAAAAGAACTGGCAACCAAAcaaattcagttttttttttataatgccAATTATATAAATTTTAATTGTGTCTCCTTACCCATAAATGCCTTCTCGTTTTTTTCTTTTGTCTCTAAAATATTAGGTAGAGATATTTTAAATATAGatgaaaacaagtaaaaaatattagGGCTGTATAACAATTAATCGCAACTATTCATTTACAGAATAATAGGTTTTATTTACGTCATGTTTGTATGTGTACTGTACTgtgaataataattatgtatataaatacacatacgcacacatgcatgtaaaaCTTCAAGAAAGCAATATATTAAGCATTTATATAAAGGcctataatataaattatataaaaatgtatatacacgtgtaaattatttcttaaacatgaactattatacacagtacatagGTACATAAAAAGGGATATCAGATGCTCTTTACCTCTTCCACTGTGCGACTCCTCTTCACTCAGCAAATGTTTCACTCTGGCATCAAAGCCCTTTTGAGTAAGTTTATCTAAAAGTCAAATTTGGTGATGGATTAACTACAAGCAGATGTGAATATTACAGAAGTATGCATTCAATGTACACAGAAAGCTAATACAATGTAATTCAatctaatgtaatgtaatgtttccCCATTACATACCACGTtcaagttgtttttttaaatcttcGTATTCTTTTATCTTATCCATCCTTTTAAAAGAAACAAATGTAAGACATTTGTACATTACTTTAGATTGATTAGCAAAACCCTAAATCCTGTAACGTTATCATTCTGTCTTTTACTAACttctttatatgtatgtatgtatgtatgtatgtatgtttttgACGTGTACTGCTGTGTGTActacaatatttttttgtaaacagtTTATCAGGAAGTTCATATATAGAATGCAATGACGCATCATTAACATTTTAAGcaatacaacatttttaacttttatGACAAACTTCAATCATGTTTTAATAACAATTGCTCACCAGCGTGCACGCTAACGTTAGATGATGGTTTGCAAGGTGATGTTAACAATCTAACTGCATAAACGTAACAATTACATTTGCTAATAGTTGAGGCAATGTGTTCCACACTTAATGGACTGTAACGATcaataaaacagtaaaaaaaaaaaaaaaaaaacgatatcAAAGACGTCTTACCTTACATCTTTAGCAGTCTCCCCGTGCTGTAATAAGTTCTGGCTAGAAGTTTACGGAAGTGACGTCACGCTAAGGGGCGGGGTTACGCGGAAAATCATCTGAAGCCTTTCTGCCTGAGGCCGTTTCGTCTGATACCTGATTtagtacctgttgaagtcattaaagttaaataaataacaaaagaagagaaagtgtgcagcaactagtgtgcccaggatggtaaaataattattacaatgtattcctaatgaccaacacaagtcttctgcatactgacatggtttgaaatctataggtatttgattctttggttttctgatgtattaaaattcatatatgtagagcagggaaataagaagctttttttcctggggtgcaagccctggaaaatacttatatggacctcggtatttataaaatcatgcaatgcggcgtgtttgtctttacagttatgaaatttattattttaaacacacatttcacaaagtatatattgtaagtgtaaatattcataaactcaacacttcggaggcgtttttctaaagaataatgtttaaactttattggtggtggttgagaataattcctctttccatatgtaacgcattttagcgcaatataaatgtatcatattgttattcttaatatataagaatactaatatattttt
This window encodes:
- the LOC135718131 gene encoding uncharacterized protein gives rise to the protein MILLELTYCVVSTEIICLGETSSPSEISKVEVDSDMDFQPKRSRCTGKSLGSGKSADGGPDPGSERSLNGGTETSTHTDPKSDPPTDQSAKESTKPEHEAERCVEGGISGSEVKGVCPQNEVFYVSSNVVTILPSLYVPRLPFVDESLINYNERDLLGEGSFGKVYRGSFQGTPAAIKRIPYGIAGLEDRDIQHEILVSLRLSHPNIVRLMAAARTDNTFLLANEYIHGTTWIM